One part of the Andrena cerasifolii isolate SP2316 chromosome 4, iyAndCera1_principal, whole genome shotgun sequence genome encodes these proteins:
- the Nd-18 gene encoding NADH:ubiquinone oxidoreductase subunit 18 isoform X2: protein MILTKRYFAESSKETKDVGHAPLTIRKNVQDVLMDKQEQLYRDAMKDKITVSTVEDVGLVSGIPEEHIKTRRVRIYRPAKNAMQSGTNNIHLWQIDFDTRERWENPLMGWTSTGDPMSNLKVEFASEKEAIAHCEKMGWEYYIQKPNVNNPKPRSYGANFAWNKRTRSSTK from the exons ATGAT ATTAACAAAAAGATATTTCGCGGAGTCAAGTAAAGAAACTAAAGATGTGGGTCACGCGCCGCTGACAATCCGCAAGAATGTTCAGGATGTATTAATGGATAAACAAGAACAGTTGTATCGAGATGCTATGAAAGATAAGATCACTGTATCTACAGTTGAAGATGTTGGTTTGGTTTCGGGTATACCAGAGGAACATATAAAAACTCGCAGAGTTCGTATCTATCGCCCTGCAAAAAATGCAATGCAATCTGGAACGAATAATATACACTTATGGCAAATAGACTTTGATACACGGGAACGTTGGGAGAATCCGCTAATGGGATGGACTTCGAC AGGTGATCCCATGTCCAATCTCAAAGTGGAATTTGCTTCGGAGAAAGAAGCTATTGCGCATTGTGAAAAAATGGGATGGGAATattatatacaaaaaccgaATGTCAATAATCCTAAACCTCGCAGTTACGGTGCCAATTTTGCATGGAACAAGCGTACTAGATCTTCAACTAAGTAA
- the Nd-18 gene encoding NADH:ubiquinone oxidoreductase subunit 18 isoform X1: MAFRTISYLRTNGDVIKCCGLTKRYFAESSKETKDVGHAPLTIRKNVQDVLMDKQEQLYRDAMKDKITVSTVEDVGLVSGIPEEHIKTRRVRIYRPAKNAMQSGTNNIHLWQIDFDTRERWENPLMGWTSTGDPMSNLKVEFASEKEAIAHCEKMGWEYYIQKPNVNNPKPRSYGANFAWNKRTRSSTK; this comes from the exons ATGGCATTTCGTACGATATCGTATTTACGTACGAACGGTGATGTGATAAAATGTTGCGG ATTAACAAAAAGATATTTCGCGGAGTCAAGTAAAGAAACTAAAGATGTGGGTCACGCGCCGCTGACAATCCGCAAGAATGTTCAGGATGTATTAATGGATAAACAAGAACAGTTGTATCGAGATGCTATGAAAGATAAGATCACTGTATCTACAGTTGAAGATGTTGGTTTGGTTTCGGGTATACCAGAGGAACATATAAAAACTCGCAGAGTTCGTATCTATCGCCCTGCAAAAAATGCAATGCAATCTGGAACGAATAATATACACTTATGGCAAATAGACTTTGATACACGGGAACGTTGGGAGAATCCGCTAATGGGATGGACTTCGAC AGGTGATCCCATGTCCAATCTCAAAGTGGAATTTGCTTCGGAGAAAGAAGCTATTGCGCATTGTGAAAAAATGGGATGGGAATattatatacaaaaaccgaATGTCAATAATCCTAAACCTCGCAGTTACGGTGCCAATTTTGCATGGAACAAGCGTACTAGATCTTCAACTAAGTAA